Proteins encoded within one genomic window of Bombus terrestris chromosome 11, iyBomTerr1.2, whole genome shotgun sequence:
- the LOC100651610 gene encoding negative elongation factor D isoform X3: MESDYDEDRGAWTEEMTRSEDCLGEDSFDNPQEILNECLDKFKTPDYIMEPGIFAQLKRYFQAGGNPEQVIELLSKNYTACAQMANLLAEWLILAGVKVTDVQAMVENNLKDMILKTFDPKKADKIFTEEGETPAWLTEMIQHPTWRSLIYRLAEEYPDCLMLNFTIKLISDAGFQGEITSISTAAQQIEVFSRVLKTAIAGFLQNTEDWQSSIQECAKMVCHGQHTYVYSQVLLQILAQESRGGFMMKRLSQEITKCAQQNHHDVTPITMALNGASSSPSACQALASMLSRNTLNPADITVLFRNYSTAEPPPIELLRNPQFLELLVDALFKPGVKINPEHKSKYIYLLAYAASVCDIPAKKGHSRKLNKDELKTTIQAIEKVHNICNINKGSTELIAELQTLYQCIRFPVVSVGIIRWVECTVTEPSYFKLCTEHCPVHLALLDEVVVCHSLLHPKVLQLLVQLFESKQDELEILVQLEMKKMLIDRMVNLLSRGCVVPVVCYIKQCWQRGDTDVSLIRYFVTEVLEAIAPPYTAEFIHLFLPMVEDEEITGTMRGDSDNDLVSEFIVHCKAHCPTIR, from the exons atggAGTCGGATTATGATGAGGATCGTGGAGCTTGGACAGAAGAAATGACAAGAAGTGAAGATTGCTTAGGAGAAGATAGTTTTGATAATCCTCAAGAGATATTAAATGAATGCTTGGATAAATTTAAAACACCAGATTACATCATGGAACCTGGTATCTTTGCACAACTTAAAAG ATATTTTCAAGCTGGTGGAAACCCAGAACAAGTGATAGAATTGTTATCTAAAAACTATACAGCTTGTGCTCAAATGGCAAATCTTCTTGCAGAATGGCTTATTCTTGCTGGAGTTAAAGTTACAGATGTACAAGCAATGGTAGAAAACAACTTAAAAGATATGATATTGAAAACATTTGATCCCAAAAAAGCAGATAAAATCTTTACAGAGGAGGGTGAA ACTCCTGCTTGGTTAACGGAAATGATACAACATCCTACTTGGCGGTCACTTATTTACAGACTTGCAGAAGAATATCCTGATTGCTTGATGTTAAACTTCACTATAAag CTTATATCTGATGCTGGATTTCAAGGTGAAATTACGAGCATTTCAACAGCTGCCCAACAAATTGAAGTATTTTCACGAGTTTTAAAAACTGCAATTGCTGGATTTTTGCAAAATACAGAAGATTGGCAGTCAAGTATACAAGAATGTGCA AAAATGGTATGTCATGGACAACACACTTACGTCTACAGTCAAGTATTGTTGCAAATTCTTGCACAAGAATCACGTGGTGGATTTATGATGAAAAGGCTTTCTCAGGAAATCACTAAATGCGCTCAACAGAA CCATCATGATGTTACTCCAATAACAATGGCACTTAATGGAGCTTCAAGTAGCCCTAGTGCATGTCAAGCACTTGCATCCATGTTATCACGGAATACCTTAAATCCTGCTGATATTACTgtattatttcgaaattattctACTGCGGAACCACCTCCTATAGAATTACTTCGTAATCCACAATTCTTAg AACTATTAGTTGATGCACTTTTTAAACCGGGTGTAAAAATTAATCCTGAGCATAaatctaaatacatatatttattagctTATGCAGCTAGTGTATGTGATATTCCAGCCAAGAAGGGGCATTCACGGAAATTAAATAAGGATGAATTAAAAACAACTATTCAAGCTATAGAAAAAGTCCATAACATTTGTAACATTAATAAAGGATCTACTGAATTGATAGCAGAATTACAAACTTTATATCAGTGCATAAG ATTTCCTGTTGTAAGTGTAGGTATAATTAGATGGGTGGAGTGTACTGTAACTGAACcatcatattttaaattgtgCACGGAACATTGTCCTGTACATCTTGCATTACTTGATGAAGTTGTAGTTTGCCATTCTTTACTGCATCCAAAAGTGTTACAACTTCTTGTACAGTTATTTGAAAGTAAACAAGACGAACTGGAAATACTTGTGCAG ttggaaatgaaaaaaatgctAATTGATAGAATGGTGAACTTATTAAGTAGAGGTTGCGTGGTACCAGTAGTGTGTTACATCAAACAGTGTTGGCAACGTGGAGACACAGATGTATCGTTAATTAGGTATTTTGTTACAGAg GTTTTAGAAGCAATAGCTCCACCATATACAGctgaatttattcatttattcctTCCTATGGTTGAAGATGAAGAAATTACAGGTACAATGCGTGGTGATAGCGACAATGATCTTGTTTCAGAATTTATAG TACATTGTAAAGCACATTGCCCGACTATAAGATGA
- the LOC100651610 gene encoding negative elongation factor D isoform X4, whose product MYVFSLRVGSHYFELEIMESDYDEDRGAWTEEMTRSEDCLGEDSFDNPQEILNECLDKFKTPDYIMEPGIFAQLKRYFQAGGNPEQVIELLSKNYTACAQMANLLAEWLILAGVKVTDVQAMVENNLKDMILKTFDPKKADKIFTEEGETPAWLTEMIQHPTWRSLIYRLAEEYPDCLMLNFTIKLISDAGFQGEITSISTAAQQIEVFSRVLKTAIAGFLQNTEDWQSSIQECAKMVCHGQHTYVYSQVLLQILAQESRGGFMMKRLSQEITKCAQQNHHDVTPITMALNGASSSPSACQALASMLSRNTLNPADITVLFRNYSTAEPPPIELLRNPQFLELLVDALFKPGVKINPEHKSKYIYLLAYAASVCDIPAKKGHSRKLNKDELKTTIQAIEKVHNICNINKGSTELIAELQTLYQCIRFPVVSVGIIRWVECTVTEPSYFKLCTEHCPVHLALLDEVVVCHSLLHPKVLQLLVQLFESKQDELEILVQDIVTLTPYWLLPIPHPMSEPHRRAFTYSRLTLTF is encoded by the exons aaataatggAGTCGGATTATGATGAGGATCGTGGAGCTTGGACAGAAGAAATGACAAGAAGTGAAGATTGCTTAGGAGAAGATAGTTTTGATAATCCTCAAGAGATATTAAATGAATGCTTGGATAAATTTAAAACACCAGATTACATCATGGAACCTGGTATCTTTGCACAACTTAAAAG ATATTTTCAAGCTGGTGGAAACCCAGAACAAGTGATAGAATTGTTATCTAAAAACTATACAGCTTGTGCTCAAATGGCAAATCTTCTTGCAGAATGGCTTATTCTTGCTGGAGTTAAAGTTACAGATGTACAAGCAATGGTAGAAAACAACTTAAAAGATATGATATTGAAAACATTTGATCCCAAAAAAGCAGATAAAATCTTTACAGAGGAGGGTGAA ACTCCTGCTTGGTTAACGGAAATGATACAACATCCTACTTGGCGGTCACTTATTTACAGACTTGCAGAAGAATATCCTGATTGCTTGATGTTAAACTTCACTATAAag CTTATATCTGATGCTGGATTTCAAGGTGAAATTACGAGCATTTCAACAGCTGCCCAACAAATTGAAGTATTTTCACGAGTTTTAAAAACTGCAATTGCTGGATTTTTGCAAAATACAGAAGATTGGCAGTCAAGTATACAAGAATGTGCA AAAATGGTATGTCATGGACAACACACTTACGTCTACAGTCAAGTATTGTTGCAAATTCTTGCACAAGAATCACGTGGTGGATTTATGATGAAAAGGCTTTCTCAGGAAATCACTAAATGCGCTCAACAGAA CCATCATGATGTTACTCCAATAACAATGGCACTTAATGGAGCTTCAAGTAGCCCTAGTGCATGTCAAGCACTTGCATCCATGTTATCACGGAATACCTTAAATCCTGCTGATATTACTgtattatttcgaaattattctACTGCGGAACCACCTCCTATAGAATTACTTCGTAATCCACAATTCTTAg AACTATTAGTTGATGCACTTTTTAAACCGGGTGTAAAAATTAATCCTGAGCATAaatctaaatacatatatttattagctTATGCAGCTAGTGTATGTGATATTCCAGCCAAGAAGGGGCATTCACGGAAATTAAATAAGGATGAATTAAAAACAACTATTCAAGCTATAGAAAAAGTCCATAACATTTGTAACATTAATAAAGGATCTACTGAATTGATAGCAGAATTACAAACTTTATATCAGTGCATAAG ATTTCCTGTTGTAAGTGTAGGTATAATTAGATGGGTGGAGTGTACTGTAACTGAACcatcatattttaaattgtgCACGGAACATTGTCCTGTACATCTTGCATTACTTGATGAAGTTGTAGTTTGCCATTCTTTACTGCATCCAAAAGTGTTACAACTTCTTGTACAGTTATTTGAAAGTAAACAAGACGAACTGGAAATACTTGTGCAG GATATTGTTACTTTAACGCCATATTGGCTTCTACCCATACCTCATCCAATGAGTGAACCGCACAGAAGAGCATTCACGTACTCTCGACTTACGCTTaccttttaa
- the LOC100651610 gene encoding negative elongation factor D isoform X2, producing MIMVLTTKYIEIMESDYDEDRGAWTEEMTRSEDCLGEDSFDNPQEILNECLDKFKTPDYIMEPGIFAQLKRYFQAGGNPEQVIELLSKNYTACAQMANLLAEWLILAGVKVTDVQAMVENNLKDMILKTFDPKKADKIFTEEGETPAWLTEMIQHPTWRSLIYRLAEEYPDCLMLNFTIKLISDAGFQGEITSISTAAQQIEVFSRVLKTAIAGFLQNTEDWQSSIQECAKMVCHGQHTYVYSQVLLQILAQESRGGFMMKRLSQEITKCAQQNHHDVTPITMALNGASSSPSACQALASMLSRNTLNPADITVLFRNYSTAEPPPIELLRNPQFLELLVDALFKPGVKINPEHKSKYIYLLAYAASVCDIPAKKGHSRKLNKDELKTTIQAIEKVHNICNINKGSTELIAELQTLYQCIRFPVVSVGIIRWVECTVTEPSYFKLCTEHCPVHLALLDEVVVCHSLLHPKVLQLLVQLFESKQDELEILVQLEMKKMLIDRMVNLLSRGCVVPVVCYIKQCWQRGDTDVSLIRYFVTEVLEAIAPPYTAEFIHLFLPMVEDEEITGTMRGDSDNDLVSEFIVHCKAHCPTIR from the exons aaataatggAGTCGGATTATGATGAGGATCGTGGAGCTTGGACAGAAGAAATGACAAGAAGTGAAGATTGCTTAGGAGAAGATAGTTTTGATAATCCTCAAGAGATATTAAATGAATGCTTGGATAAATTTAAAACACCAGATTACATCATGGAACCTGGTATCTTTGCACAACTTAAAAG ATATTTTCAAGCTGGTGGAAACCCAGAACAAGTGATAGAATTGTTATCTAAAAACTATACAGCTTGTGCTCAAATGGCAAATCTTCTTGCAGAATGGCTTATTCTTGCTGGAGTTAAAGTTACAGATGTACAAGCAATGGTAGAAAACAACTTAAAAGATATGATATTGAAAACATTTGATCCCAAAAAAGCAGATAAAATCTTTACAGAGGAGGGTGAA ACTCCTGCTTGGTTAACGGAAATGATACAACATCCTACTTGGCGGTCACTTATTTACAGACTTGCAGAAGAATATCCTGATTGCTTGATGTTAAACTTCACTATAAag CTTATATCTGATGCTGGATTTCAAGGTGAAATTACGAGCATTTCAACAGCTGCCCAACAAATTGAAGTATTTTCACGAGTTTTAAAAACTGCAATTGCTGGATTTTTGCAAAATACAGAAGATTGGCAGTCAAGTATACAAGAATGTGCA AAAATGGTATGTCATGGACAACACACTTACGTCTACAGTCAAGTATTGTTGCAAATTCTTGCACAAGAATCACGTGGTGGATTTATGATGAAAAGGCTTTCTCAGGAAATCACTAAATGCGCTCAACAGAA CCATCATGATGTTACTCCAATAACAATGGCACTTAATGGAGCTTCAAGTAGCCCTAGTGCATGTCAAGCACTTGCATCCATGTTATCACGGAATACCTTAAATCCTGCTGATATTACTgtattatttcgaaattattctACTGCGGAACCACCTCCTATAGAATTACTTCGTAATCCACAATTCTTAg AACTATTAGTTGATGCACTTTTTAAACCGGGTGTAAAAATTAATCCTGAGCATAaatctaaatacatatatttattagctTATGCAGCTAGTGTATGTGATATTCCAGCCAAGAAGGGGCATTCACGGAAATTAAATAAGGATGAATTAAAAACAACTATTCAAGCTATAGAAAAAGTCCATAACATTTGTAACATTAATAAAGGATCTACTGAATTGATAGCAGAATTACAAACTTTATATCAGTGCATAAG ATTTCCTGTTGTAAGTGTAGGTATAATTAGATGGGTGGAGTGTACTGTAACTGAACcatcatattttaaattgtgCACGGAACATTGTCCTGTACATCTTGCATTACTTGATGAAGTTGTAGTTTGCCATTCTTTACTGCATCCAAAAGTGTTACAACTTCTTGTACAGTTATTTGAAAGTAAACAAGACGAACTGGAAATACTTGTGCAG ttggaaatgaaaaaaatgctAATTGATAGAATGGTGAACTTATTAAGTAGAGGTTGCGTGGTACCAGTAGTGTGTTACATCAAACAGTGTTGGCAACGTGGAGACACAGATGTATCGTTAATTAGGTATTTTGTTACAGAg GTTTTAGAAGCAATAGCTCCACCATATACAGctgaatttattcatttattcctTCCTATGGTTGAAGATGAAGAAATTACAGGTACAATGCGTGGTGATAGCGACAATGATCTTGTTTCAGAATTTATAG TACATTGTAAAGCACATTGCCCGACTATAAGATGA
- the LOC100643009 gene encoding protein stunted isoform X2, with the protein MSAWRQAGLNYINYSQIAARLVRQALKAELRSDALKRDEINVKFTQWKDGKPIKNP; encoded by the exons ATGTCTGCGTGGAGGCAAGCGggattaaa ttatattaattattcgCAAATAGCTGCCAGACTTGTTAGACAAGCTTTAAAAGCAGAGCTCCGATCAGATGCCCTAAAACGTGATGAAATAAACGTAAAATTTACCCAATGGAAAGATGGTAAACCTATTA AAAATCCATAA
- the LOC100651610 gene encoding negative elongation factor D isoform X6, with the protein MYVFSLRVGSHYFELEIMESDYDEDRGAWTEEMTRSEDCLGEDSFDNPQEILNECLDKFKTPDYIMEPGIFAQLKRYFQAGGNPEQVIELLSKNYTACAQMANLLAEWLILAGVKVTDVQAMVENNLKDMILKTFDPKKADKIFTEEGETPAWLTEMIQHPTWRSLIYRLAEEYPDCLMLNFTIKLISDAGFQGEITSISTAAQQIEVFSRVLKTAIAGFLQNTEDWQSSIQECAKMVCHGQHTYVYSQVLLQILAQESRGGFMMKRLSQEITKCAQQNHHDVTPITMALNGASSSPSACQALASMLSRNTLNPADITVLFRNYSTAEPPPIELLRNPQFLELLVDALFKPGVKINPEHKSKYIYLLAYAASVCDIPAKKGHSRKLNKDELKTTIQAIEKVHNICNINKGSTELIAELQTLYQCIRFPVVSVGIIRWVECTVTEPSYFKLCTEHCPVHLALLDEVVVCHSLLHPKVLQLLVQLFESKQDELEILVQLIWHNF; encoded by the exons aaataatggAGTCGGATTATGATGAGGATCGTGGAGCTTGGACAGAAGAAATGACAAGAAGTGAAGATTGCTTAGGAGAAGATAGTTTTGATAATCCTCAAGAGATATTAAATGAATGCTTGGATAAATTTAAAACACCAGATTACATCATGGAACCTGGTATCTTTGCACAACTTAAAAG ATATTTTCAAGCTGGTGGAAACCCAGAACAAGTGATAGAATTGTTATCTAAAAACTATACAGCTTGTGCTCAAATGGCAAATCTTCTTGCAGAATGGCTTATTCTTGCTGGAGTTAAAGTTACAGATGTACAAGCAATGGTAGAAAACAACTTAAAAGATATGATATTGAAAACATTTGATCCCAAAAAAGCAGATAAAATCTTTACAGAGGAGGGTGAA ACTCCTGCTTGGTTAACGGAAATGATACAACATCCTACTTGGCGGTCACTTATTTACAGACTTGCAGAAGAATATCCTGATTGCTTGATGTTAAACTTCACTATAAag CTTATATCTGATGCTGGATTTCAAGGTGAAATTACGAGCATTTCAACAGCTGCCCAACAAATTGAAGTATTTTCACGAGTTTTAAAAACTGCAATTGCTGGATTTTTGCAAAATACAGAAGATTGGCAGTCAAGTATACAAGAATGTGCA AAAATGGTATGTCATGGACAACACACTTACGTCTACAGTCAAGTATTGTTGCAAATTCTTGCACAAGAATCACGTGGTGGATTTATGATGAAAAGGCTTTCTCAGGAAATCACTAAATGCGCTCAACAGAA CCATCATGATGTTACTCCAATAACAATGGCACTTAATGGAGCTTCAAGTAGCCCTAGTGCATGTCAAGCACTTGCATCCATGTTATCACGGAATACCTTAAATCCTGCTGATATTACTgtattatttcgaaattattctACTGCGGAACCACCTCCTATAGAATTACTTCGTAATCCACAATTCTTAg AACTATTAGTTGATGCACTTTTTAAACCGGGTGTAAAAATTAATCCTGAGCATAaatctaaatacatatatttattagctTATGCAGCTAGTGTATGTGATATTCCAGCCAAGAAGGGGCATTCACGGAAATTAAATAAGGATGAATTAAAAACAACTATTCAAGCTATAGAAAAAGTCCATAACATTTGTAACATTAATAAAGGATCTACTGAATTGATAGCAGAATTACAAACTTTATATCAGTGCATAAG ATTTCCTGTTGTAAGTGTAGGTATAATTAGATGGGTGGAGTGTACTGTAACTGAACcatcatattttaaattgtgCACGGAACATTGTCCTGTACATCTTGCATTACTTGATGAAGTTGTAGTTTGCCATTCTTTACTGCATCCAAAAGTGTTACAACTTCTTGTACAGTTATTTGAAAGTAAACAAGACGAACTGGAAATACTTGTGCAG CTAATCTGGCATAACTTTTGA
- the LOC100651610 gene encoding negative elongation factor D isoform X5, giving the protein MYVFSLRVGSHYFELEIMESDYDEDRGAWTEEMTRSEDCLGEDSFDNPQEILNECLDKFKTPDYIMEPGIFAQLKRYFQAGGNPEQVIELLSKNYTACAQMANLLAEWLILAGVKVTDVQAMVENNLKDMILKTFDPKKADKIFTEEGETPAWLTEMIQHPTWRSLIYRLAEEYPDCLMLNFTIKLISDAGFQGEITSISTAAQQIEVFSRVLKTAIAGFLQNTEDWQSSIQECAKMVCHGQHTYVYSQVLLQILAQESRGGFMMKRLSQEITKCAQQNHHDVTPITMALNGASSSPSACQALASMLSRNTLNPADITVLFRNYSTAEPPPIELLRNPQFLELLVDALFKPGVKINPEHKSKYIYLLAYAASVCDIPAKKGHSRKLNKDELKTTIQAIEKVHNICNINKGSTELIAELQTLYQCIRFPVVSVGIIRWVECTVTEPSYFKLCTEHCPVHLALLDEVVVCHSLLHPKVLQLLVQLFESKQDELEILVQDKITRDR; this is encoded by the exons aaataatggAGTCGGATTATGATGAGGATCGTGGAGCTTGGACAGAAGAAATGACAAGAAGTGAAGATTGCTTAGGAGAAGATAGTTTTGATAATCCTCAAGAGATATTAAATGAATGCTTGGATAAATTTAAAACACCAGATTACATCATGGAACCTGGTATCTTTGCACAACTTAAAAG ATATTTTCAAGCTGGTGGAAACCCAGAACAAGTGATAGAATTGTTATCTAAAAACTATACAGCTTGTGCTCAAATGGCAAATCTTCTTGCAGAATGGCTTATTCTTGCTGGAGTTAAAGTTACAGATGTACAAGCAATGGTAGAAAACAACTTAAAAGATATGATATTGAAAACATTTGATCCCAAAAAAGCAGATAAAATCTTTACAGAGGAGGGTGAA ACTCCTGCTTGGTTAACGGAAATGATACAACATCCTACTTGGCGGTCACTTATTTACAGACTTGCAGAAGAATATCCTGATTGCTTGATGTTAAACTTCACTATAAag CTTATATCTGATGCTGGATTTCAAGGTGAAATTACGAGCATTTCAACAGCTGCCCAACAAATTGAAGTATTTTCACGAGTTTTAAAAACTGCAATTGCTGGATTTTTGCAAAATACAGAAGATTGGCAGTCAAGTATACAAGAATGTGCA AAAATGGTATGTCATGGACAACACACTTACGTCTACAGTCAAGTATTGTTGCAAATTCTTGCACAAGAATCACGTGGTGGATTTATGATGAAAAGGCTTTCTCAGGAAATCACTAAATGCGCTCAACAGAA CCATCATGATGTTACTCCAATAACAATGGCACTTAATGGAGCTTCAAGTAGCCCTAGTGCATGTCAAGCACTTGCATCCATGTTATCACGGAATACCTTAAATCCTGCTGATATTACTgtattatttcgaaattattctACTGCGGAACCACCTCCTATAGAATTACTTCGTAATCCACAATTCTTAg AACTATTAGTTGATGCACTTTTTAAACCGGGTGTAAAAATTAATCCTGAGCATAaatctaaatacatatatttattagctTATGCAGCTAGTGTATGTGATATTCCAGCCAAGAAGGGGCATTCACGGAAATTAAATAAGGATGAATTAAAAACAACTATTCAAGCTATAGAAAAAGTCCATAACATTTGTAACATTAATAAAGGATCTACTGAATTGATAGCAGAATTACAAACTTTATATCAGTGCATAAG ATTTCCTGTTGTAAGTGTAGGTATAATTAGATGGGTGGAGTGTACTGTAACTGAACcatcatattttaaattgtgCACGGAACATTGTCCTGTACATCTTGCATTACTTGATGAAGTTGTAGTTTGCCATTCTTTACTGCATCCAAAAGTGTTACAACTTCTTGTACAGTTATTTGAAAGTAAACAAGACGAACTGGAAATACTTGTGCAG GACAAGATTACAAGAGATCGATAG
- the LOC100651610 gene encoding negative elongation factor D isoform X1: MYVFSLRVGSHYFELEIMESDYDEDRGAWTEEMTRSEDCLGEDSFDNPQEILNECLDKFKTPDYIMEPGIFAQLKRYFQAGGNPEQVIELLSKNYTACAQMANLLAEWLILAGVKVTDVQAMVENNLKDMILKTFDPKKADKIFTEEGETPAWLTEMIQHPTWRSLIYRLAEEYPDCLMLNFTIKLISDAGFQGEITSISTAAQQIEVFSRVLKTAIAGFLQNTEDWQSSIQECAKMVCHGQHTYVYSQVLLQILAQESRGGFMMKRLSQEITKCAQQNHHDVTPITMALNGASSSPSACQALASMLSRNTLNPADITVLFRNYSTAEPPPIELLRNPQFLELLVDALFKPGVKINPEHKSKYIYLLAYAASVCDIPAKKGHSRKLNKDELKTTIQAIEKVHNICNINKGSTELIAELQTLYQCIRFPVVSVGIIRWVECTVTEPSYFKLCTEHCPVHLALLDEVVVCHSLLHPKVLQLLVQLFESKQDELEILVQLEMKKMLIDRMVNLLSRGCVVPVVCYIKQCWQRGDTDVSLIRYFVTEVLEAIAPPYTAEFIHLFLPMVEDEEITGTMRGDSDNDLVSEFIVHCKAHCPTIR, from the exons aaataatggAGTCGGATTATGATGAGGATCGTGGAGCTTGGACAGAAGAAATGACAAGAAGTGAAGATTGCTTAGGAGAAGATAGTTTTGATAATCCTCAAGAGATATTAAATGAATGCTTGGATAAATTTAAAACACCAGATTACATCATGGAACCTGGTATCTTTGCACAACTTAAAAG ATATTTTCAAGCTGGTGGAAACCCAGAACAAGTGATAGAATTGTTATCTAAAAACTATACAGCTTGTGCTCAAATGGCAAATCTTCTTGCAGAATGGCTTATTCTTGCTGGAGTTAAAGTTACAGATGTACAAGCAATGGTAGAAAACAACTTAAAAGATATGATATTGAAAACATTTGATCCCAAAAAAGCAGATAAAATCTTTACAGAGGAGGGTGAA ACTCCTGCTTGGTTAACGGAAATGATACAACATCCTACTTGGCGGTCACTTATTTACAGACTTGCAGAAGAATATCCTGATTGCTTGATGTTAAACTTCACTATAAag CTTATATCTGATGCTGGATTTCAAGGTGAAATTACGAGCATTTCAACAGCTGCCCAACAAATTGAAGTATTTTCACGAGTTTTAAAAACTGCAATTGCTGGATTTTTGCAAAATACAGAAGATTGGCAGTCAAGTATACAAGAATGTGCA AAAATGGTATGTCATGGACAACACACTTACGTCTACAGTCAAGTATTGTTGCAAATTCTTGCACAAGAATCACGTGGTGGATTTATGATGAAAAGGCTTTCTCAGGAAATCACTAAATGCGCTCAACAGAA CCATCATGATGTTACTCCAATAACAATGGCACTTAATGGAGCTTCAAGTAGCCCTAGTGCATGTCAAGCACTTGCATCCATGTTATCACGGAATACCTTAAATCCTGCTGATATTACTgtattatttcgaaattattctACTGCGGAACCACCTCCTATAGAATTACTTCGTAATCCACAATTCTTAg AACTATTAGTTGATGCACTTTTTAAACCGGGTGTAAAAATTAATCCTGAGCATAaatctaaatacatatatttattagctTATGCAGCTAGTGTATGTGATATTCCAGCCAAGAAGGGGCATTCACGGAAATTAAATAAGGATGAATTAAAAACAACTATTCAAGCTATAGAAAAAGTCCATAACATTTGTAACATTAATAAAGGATCTACTGAATTGATAGCAGAATTACAAACTTTATATCAGTGCATAAG ATTTCCTGTTGTAAGTGTAGGTATAATTAGATGGGTGGAGTGTACTGTAACTGAACcatcatattttaaattgtgCACGGAACATTGTCCTGTACATCTTGCATTACTTGATGAAGTTGTAGTTTGCCATTCTTTACTGCATCCAAAAGTGTTACAACTTCTTGTACAGTTATTTGAAAGTAAACAAGACGAACTGGAAATACTTGTGCAG ttggaaatgaaaaaaatgctAATTGATAGAATGGTGAACTTATTAAGTAGAGGTTGCGTGGTACCAGTAGTGTGTTACATCAAACAGTGTTGGCAACGTGGAGACACAGATGTATCGTTAATTAGGTATTTTGTTACAGAg GTTTTAGAAGCAATAGCTCCACCATATACAGctgaatttattcatttattcctTCCTATGGTTGAAGATGAAGAAATTACAGGTACAATGCGTGGTGATAGCGACAATGATCTTGTTTCAGAATTTATAG TACATTGTAAAGCACATTGCCCGACTATAAGATGA
- the LOC100643009 gene encoding protein stunted isoform X1: MSAWRQAGLNYINYSQIAARLVRQALKAELRSDALKRDEINVKFTQWKDGKPITEKQ, from the exons ATGTCTGCGTGGAGGCAAGCGggattaaa ttatattaattattcgCAAATAGCTGCCAGACTTGTTAGACAAGCTTTAAAAGCAGAGCTCCGATCAGATGCCCTAAAACGTGATGAAATAAACGTAAAATTTACCCAATGGAAAGATGGTAAACCTATTA ctgaaaaacaataa